Part of the Elusimicrobiaceae bacterium genome, AATCAAAGAGCTAGACGGTTTAACGGGTAAGCCTTTGGAATTAAAAAATTGCAAAAAACCATTTCTGATTTGGGTACTTTTCATAAAAAACCGGTCCTATAGGAGATATTGTATATACATATTATATCAAATCACCTATAGAGAGTTTTCGCAGAAATAGCGGAATTTATTATAATGAGGTATGCATAAAGTTATCGGATACTTTTTATTATTTGTGGGATTAGCCACCTTGTTTTTTTCTTTTACGGGCATGTATCAAACGTTCGTTCACAAAAAGCCCGTCGTTCAAGTAGTACAACTTAAGCCCTTGAATCTGAACACGCAATATGGCCCGGTACAGTTGGATTCCGCTGCCATCAATCAAATTTTAAATTTATCTTTGTTTGCGTTTTTTATGATTTTTTTGGCAGGGGTAGGCGCCAAAACCGCCGGCATCGGCAATCAACTACTTAAAACAGAACGCATTTGCGAAACACTCAAAGAAATGAGTTCGTCGGAAATTTCTCAAAAACAAAAAGATATTCAAAATCTATGAAGACTTTAATCATTATCAACCCCCTCAGTGGCGGTCAACATCGCCAACCGGCAGACTTGGAAAGAGCCGCTTTGGTCAATTTTCCACAAGCAGACGGTGTTTTTACCAAATATGCCGGCCATGCCACTGAATTGGCAGCAAAAGCCGTACAAGAGGGATATGAGTTAGTCATTGCGGCCGGAGGCGACGGCACTATCAATGAAACAGCCAAAGCACTCGTAGGCTCCCAAACCGCTTTGGGCATCGTGCCAAAAGGATCCGGAAACGGTCTGGCCCGAGAGTTGGGCATGCCGCTGATGTACGAACAAGCATGGGTGGCACTGCAAAAAGCAGAACCCGTAGCCTGTGATGTCGGAATAGCTAATGGGGAATATTTTTTTAACTTGGCAGGAGTAGGCATAGAAGCACAAATCGCCAAAGATTTCGCCGAAAACGGCAAAACGGGTAAACGTGGAAAATGGCCTTATTTCAAATTAGGCGCCAAAGCCGTTTTCTCTTACAAACCTAAAACTTTGCGCCTACGCTATAACGGTAAAGATGAAATTATTACTCCTTTGACTCTTGTATTTGCCAATGGTTCTCAATACGGGAGCAACTTTACCATAGCCCCACGTGCTGATTTAACCGATGGCCAACTGGATATGGTGGAAGTGTCCAATATCAGTAAATGGAAAATGGCACTTGCCGCACCCACTTTTTTTAATAAAAAGTTTCGTCCTTTTGATATCACAAACACTCAAAAAACTGCCGAAGTCATTATTAATTATGAAGGAGAAATTGTGTATCATTTGGACGGAGAACCGAAAACCACGCAAAACGAATTAAAAATTTCCGTTTTGCCGCGTTCTTTAAAACTAATGATTCCGCATAAATTTTAATATGGCTAAAAAAAGAAAAAAATATACTAAAAAACAAGTTAAATTCTGGGCTTCTGTCATTGTGGCGGTCATTGCTGCTTTTATGCAACAAAACGGAAAGCCGATTGATAATCAAACCGAGCTCCCTACTGCCGAAACATTACAAAATGTATCCATTGCTTCTGTATATGATGGAGATACTTTTAAAATCAATTTAAATTGCTCTTTGGCTATATATTGTGAGAAAGTACCCGTACGTGTATTGGGGGTAGATACACCAGAAATAAAGGGAAAAACGGAAAAAGAAAAACGCTTGGCTAAAGAAGCCAAAGCGTTTACTAAAAACTTTTTGGATAAAGGTCCTATTTCTTTAAGCAACTGTAGCCGAGACAAATACTTCCGCCTACTTTGTGACGTCACTAATGCACAAGGCCAAAATTTAGCCCAAGAACTTATTAAAAAGGATTTGGGTTATGAATATTGGGGCGGTAAAAAATCAGACCAATATCAGTAGTCCAGATTACAGAACTTCTCCGTAGCAGGCAGATTTTTCGCAACGGGTAATTTTAGCCCGTATCAGTCCTTTTGTGTCCGGCAAAGCATTTTCTAACCATACTTGCTGAAAATTAGATGTGACCCCTTTAACGGCAGAGCCGCTAAATTCTTCCACAAATACTTCTTGTTGCGTACCCACCAGAGAAGCAGCAAAATTGCTACGCAACTCTTGATCCAAAGCACGCAGTTTTTCAGCTCGTTTTTTAATCACTTCCGGTTTATGTTGCGGCCAAGCGGCAGCTTTGGTCAACGGACGCGGGGAATAACTAAACACATGCAATCCGCAGAGTTTTTGCTCAGAAATAAAGCGGTAAGTCGTTTCAAAATTTTCTTCTGTTTCCGTAGGAAAACCGGCAATCACATCAGCAAAAATAGCAATCCCTTTTACTTTGCTGCGCAAGAGAGCCACTTTTTGTGCATATTCGGCCGTATTATAATGGCGGTTCATAGCAGAAAGCACACTGTCGCAACCGCTTTGCAAAGGCAGGTGAAAATAATTGCAAAATCGGTCCGGCCGCTGTGCCATAACATCTATCACACCGTCTGAAACCGTTTGCAACTCAATGGATGAAAAACGCACCCGAAAACGCCCCTCAAGCCCGGCGATATCTCGGCATAATGCGGCCAAATCCTTGCCCGTTTGAGGGCAGGAAAAATTGCCGATGTTAATACCTGTCAGTACAATTTCTCCAAAGCCTTTTTGCACCAACCCCGCTATCTCTTTTAAGACATCGGTTGCAGGCTTGGAACGTTTCACATTGCGAGCAAAAGGCACAATACAATAAGAACAAAAGCAATCACAACCGTCTTGAATTTTGATAAAAGCGCGGCTATGGCCTTCGTGGCCGGACACCGTCCAACAAATGTCCTGCGCAGCAAAAAGTTTTTGACCTAAATCATACTTTCCGATAATTTCCACGTTCGGAAAAGTATGGCGGATATGCTCTTGATGGGCCGAAGCATAACAGCCCGTCAATATAATGCGCGCAGCAGGATTACGGCGGGAAATTTGGCGGATTAATTTTTCTACGTCTTTATCGGCTTGATGAGTGACTGTGCAGGTATTAAGCAGGCAAAGTTCGGCCTCCTCCATACCAGACAAAGCCCAACCGCGGGAGGCAAACTCCTCCAAAATAGCCTGGCTTTCCACTTGGTTGACACGGCAACCGAATGTTTTTAAGAATAATCTCATGAATAATTATGTACTTCCCAATTATGTGTCTTTCCTACCCATTTGGCAAACTCAAGAACCTGCGGGTAACCGAACGAAATTTCATGATTCCAAGTATAAGACCCTCTTTCTAACCTCCCACCGCCCGAATAAATACAGGAATTAGGGGCACTTCCCTTACGGCAAAAAGTCCAACTGCATTCTATATGGTCACAGAAAAATTCGGAGAACGTATAATATTCTGCGTCACATTTGGGATACCTTGCATCAGGGTTTTTTATTTTACAGTTCAAAACTTCTTCTACATCGGCAGGCAGGGCATATCTGGCTTCTTTGGTTAAAAATTTAATCACCTCATATTTATCTTGCACTTTCCAATCGGAGGCCATTCTTTCCACTTTTTCAAGTCCTGTAAGAAAAGCAGAAAAGACTTGTTTTTCTTCTTCCAAAGGCAGTATTGCTTCGCCGGAGGCTCGATACAAAGCCGCTTGGCGGGCACGTTCTTGTTCTCGCCGATTGTCCAGTATTTCTTTTACTAAAAGCGGAGAAAGAACAAAGAAAAACAAAACACCAAAAATAAAACCTATCAGAAACGTTTTAATAAGGAACTTCGGAGAAGCCGATTTTTTAGAAAGCAGATGCTTACAATCCCGAATAAAGGTTTTTACCCTTTTTTTGTATGTTTTGGTACTCATAACAATTTTGCACAGGCAGAAATGCAGGCCGTCTCCGCTCTTAAGATATGTGGCCCCAACGTAACGGGTAAAATGCCGTAATGCGCAGCCATCACCACTTCTTCATCCGTCCAACCGCCGGCAGGGCCGATATAGATGCGCACCTGTTTAGGGTTTTCCAGCTTTTCCAATCCCCACGCAAGAGTATGGGTTTCTTCGGCTTCGTAAGCCAGCAAAGAAGGTTGCTCCGGTTGAGCAGCGCATTTTTCAAAAGAAACAGGCGCATGCAAAACAGGCACTTCCCCGCGAGAGCATTGTTTGCAGGCTGACAAAATAATTTGATGCCAGCGGTCTTCTTTGCCGTCCCATTTTTTTAACAAATCATACTCACTACGAGTAGTATAAATCGGCTGAAAAGAGGTGACCCCCAACTGTGTGCATTTGTCTAACACATCTTCTAATGTATTACGAGAAGTGGGGGCAAAGCACAGCTCCACAGACAGGGCAGATTTTTTGATTTCAATAGGAGACAAAAGCGTACCGCGTACAAACTTTTTTTGCACGCGTGTAATACGGGCTTTAAACTGCTTGCCTTTACCGTCAAAGACCACTATTTCGTCCCCTTCGTTTCGGCGCGCAACGACGGTAAGATGATGAGCTTCCTCGTTTTCAATAAAAAATTCTTTTTCTTTAATATCTGCCAAATATTGGGGCATAACTTCTCCTATTTATTATATTATAGTAAATTCGGAAGAACGGAAGAGAAAGAAGAAGAAAACTTTTTATCCCATAAAAAAACACCCCGCTTGAAAAAGCGGGGTGTTAAATCACTTATTTTGGCTTAGGCTTGAGCCTGTTTGGCTACTTCAACTAATTGTTTGAAAGACACGGGGTCTTTGATAGCCATTTCAGACAACATTTTGCGGTTAAGCGTAATGTTGGCTTTAGCCAAACCGCTGATGAATTTGGAGTAGCTCATACCTTCTTCGCGCACGGCGGCGTTGATACGAGTGATCCAAAGTTGGCGGTAAGTATGTTTTTTGTCACGGCGGTCCACATAAGAGTGTACCCAAGATTTACCCAATTGTTGGGTAGCCATACGCAAGCGGCGGGATTTATCTCCGTAATAACCGCTGGCGGCTTTCAAGATTTTTTTCTTTCTGGCGTGTCTGGCAACGCTAAATTTAATTCTCATTTCGCTTCACCTCTTATTTGGCAACGGGCAGTGCTTTCTGCAAGATACGACCGTTCAAGGAGTTCTTTTCAATTACTCCGGTGGCTCTCATATCATGTTTACGAGAAGCAGAAACAGGCGTAAGCAAGTGTTTTCTGCCGGCTTTACGATGGGTATATTTACCCTTGGCGGTGACGCGGAAGCGTTTCTTGGCGCCGCTATGGTTTTTCATTTTAGGCATTGTTAGTCCTCTTTATTATTCTCACACCCGAAGGTGCGCCCTCCCCTACGCAAACCAATGCGCGGGCAGGTGTTTTATTTAACTTAAAAGAAAGTTAGGCTTTGGGCACAAAGGTCATGGACATACGGTTGCCTTGTTGTTGAAGGCCACCGTCCACGTTAGCGAGCGGTTCCAAGCGCTTGGCAGCATCTTGCAGAATCTGTTCGCCAATGTCTTTGTGCTGATTTTCGCGACCGTGAAACACGACCACAAAACGCACCTGATCTTTCTTTTTAAGAAATCCTTCAATTTGTCTGAGTTTGACGTCCAAGTCATGCGGAGCGATGCGGGATTTGATACGCAATTCCTTCATCGTCACTTTGCTTTGTTTTTTCTTGGCATCTTTGCTTTTTTTGCTCTGTTCAAAAACATACTTATTGTAATCAAGTATTTTACAAACAGGCGGTTGGGCGTTGGGTGAAATTTCCACTAAGTCCAACTCTTGCTCTCTAGCCAGTGCGATGGCCTCTGCCGTAGGCTTAATGCCCAACATAGTACCATCAGAGTCAATGACTCTCACTTCTGCCGCACGGATATTTCCATTGCGGGTATACAAATCTTTTTTAAATGTTCTTTTATTATCGAATCTGGCCATTATATTTTCTTTGCAAAAAAAATCGTCCTTTCCGGGACACTCTTATTATACTAAGTTAAGCAAAATACTGTCAATTTACCTTGTATGGATATGATTCACATAATCTTTCCCTTTTTATATTTTATCATTTTAGATTCTTTTCTGAGAAATTTTAAATTTATCTAACACAGCACAGGCCCAAATATAGTAGAATAAATAAATATTAGACGTAAGACGAGGTACAGGGAAACTATGAGCAACCGAAGAATGGCCAGAGAATGTGCTTTGCAGTGTCTTTATTTTGCCGACAGTGCTAAAATTCTGTCCGGCAAGCAAGTGGCTCCATACGCGGCGGATTTTGAGCGCGAATTGGGAGACAATTTTACTTTCTGTAAAGACTTGGTGGACGGAACCACCCAAAATTTGCCTCAAATTGATGTGCTCGTTTCCAAATATGCTAAGAATTGGACCATCGGTCGCATGTCTGTAGTGGACCGCTCTATTTTGCGCATGGCCGCTTACGAAATTGTTTTCAGTACAGAAAAAACCCCTGTGCCGGCTATCATCGATGAGGCCATCGAATTGGCTAAAAAATATTCTACCGACAATTCCGGCAAGTTCATTAACGGACTTTTGGACCAACTCAAAAGAGAACGTAAATAAAGAGGGGTGTTTGCCATGCCCGTTTCTCCCGCCGAAGAAATAGCCAAACTTCGTAAGATTATTGAATTTCACAATCATCGTTATTATGATTTGGACGATCCTGTATTGTCAGATACCCAATATGATGAGTTGTACCAAAAATTAAAAGAGTTAGAATCTCGCTTTCCTCAGTTTATTACCCCAGATTCTCCCACACAAAAAATCGGCGGAAAAGCCAATGCAACCTTTGCTCCTGTGGTACATGGAGTACCTATGATGAGTCTGGATAATTCTTATAATACTGCCGATGTACGTGCTTGGCATGAACGCTGCGCAAAAACTCTTTCTGCGCATCATTTTGAAATGGTGGTGGAGGCCAAAATAGATGGGGTCTCCTGCTCTTTAACCTATACCAACGGCATTCTTACTACGGCGGCCAGCCGCGGCGACGGCCACACCGGAGAAGATATTACGGCCAATATTCTCACGATTGCTGATATTCCGCACCGCCTCATAAATGCTCCTGCCGGCATTTTAGAAGTACGCGGAGAGATTTATTTAGAAAAAAAAGATTTAGCAAATTTAAACGAAAGACAAGCTGCCAACAAGCAAACCATTTTTGCCAATACACGAAATGCAGCTGCGGGGTCTTTGCGGCAAAAAGACTCTCGCATTACTGCGCAACGTCCTTTAAAATTTTTCGTCCATTCGTTTGGTAAATCAATGCTTTCTGTAGATTCTTTTAGTCAATTTATGGATCTTTGCCAAAAGTGGGGATTTGCCGTTTCTCCTTCTCGTTTAGTGACTTACTCTTTAGAGGATATTTTGTCTTTTTATCAGCATTTTGATCAACAAAGGCACTCTTTGCCCTTTGATACAGACGGTTTGGTGATCAAAGTAAACAACTTTAATCAGCAGCAGATCTTAGGCTCCACCGCCAAAAGCCCTCGTTGGGCCATCGCTTTTAAATATCCGGCGGAACAAGCTACTACCCTTGTAAAAAATGTTATTTTTTCCGTAGGTCGTTCCGGTATCATTACGCCTGTTGCCCAAGTAGAACCGGTTTCTTGTGCCGGTGTGGTCATATCAAATGCCACTTTACACAACTTTGACGAAATCAACCGTTTAGGTTTGCGTATTGGCGATAAAATTATTTTAGAACGCGCCGGAGAGGTCATTCCAAAAATCATTAAAGTGGTAGAACATTTGGGAAATCAAGAGATCCTGCCCCCCACGCAATGCCCCGCTTGCGGACGATCCGTTTATAAAGCAGAAAAAGAAGTGGGATATTATTGTATAAATCCCTCTTGTCCGGCTCAAATTAAGGCTCGCATTTTGCATTACGCCAGCAGAGGAGCAATGGATATTGAAGGTATGGGAGAGGCAGTGGTAGAGGAGTTGGTAGACAGAGAGTTTGTCACCAATTTTCCTGATTTATACAATTTAAGTTTTCTTCATTTGCTCTCTTTAGAAAACTTCAAAGAAAAAAAATCACAAAACTTATTAGATCAATTGGAAGAAAGTAAAAAAAGGCCTCTTTCTCGTTTATTATTTGGATTCGGGATTCCCTTTGTTGGCTCAAAAACAGCGGAAATGCTGGCAGACCACTTTCATACATTGGATCATTTAATGAACGCCTCGTTAGAGGATTTGCAAGCCATTGCGGACGTAGGAGAAGTGGTATCCCAAAGTGTATACGACTTTTTCCATGATCCAAGCGTAAAAGAACAAATAGAACAACTACGCCAGATTGGCATTAATTTTATACAACCGGAAAAGAAGGTTTCCTCCCGCATTTTAGAAGGAAAAACAATTGTTTTTACCGGAGAAATAGAAGGGGTCAAAAGGTCTGAAGCGGAATTGTTAGCCCGTCAACACGGAGCCAAAACCAGCGGAAGTGTATCGGCAAAAACGTCTTTTGTAGTGGCGGCAGAATCTGCCGGAAGCAAACTTAAAAAAGCCCAAGAATTAGGAGTACCTATTTTAACACCGGAAGAATTTTTTAAAATGATTGCCTCTTAAAATTTATTCCTTCCATCAAAAAACCCTAGCCTTAGGCTAGGGTTTTTGTTAAACCTTACCAAACTACATCAAATCGCCATCGTATTGGCTGCAAACCTTTTGATTAATAGAGTACATCATCTGCACTAAATTATTCTCCGGCACTTGAATGCTCGGATCACGACGAGCGCGAGAACTAGCCACAAAGTGCCAAGGCACTTTCTTGCGGTCATTATCGATATCGGCAGAAATAACAAAATATCTTTTTTCTATATTAGTGACCGGTAAAACATAAAGCCCCATTTTATTAATCAAGGTTGTTTCAGAACAATTCGTCTGTCTTTTAATCATCGCAAGTTCGGGGCGAGAAATTTCGGTATACCCTTTTTCATTTAATTCTTTTACTTTTCTAGAAATTTTTTCCAAAAAGGTTTTGGAAGGCGGCACAGACTCGTTAGGCAAGAGATAGGCTTTCTTACCGTTCAACGCAGCATGATACACCAAAAAACCGCTATCGGTTAAAGTGCTGTCTTCCTTAAAGATTTTTTGTCCTTTCATATCGCGCAAATCAAACACATCTTGCACACGTACATTTAATTTTTGAAAAACGGATACGGCATCTTGGCCGATTTGTTTACGCAACGCATTATATCCGTTCAATGTTAAAACTTCACGTGCAAAATCCGTTCCTTTAAAAAGGGTCACCACATAATCTGCAGGTATTTGCGGATATTTATTTTTTAAATAAGAGACTCCTTCCTGCTGTTCAGCCGAGTGAATTTTGGCAAACAATTCTTTGTCTTGCTCAGACAATTGCATTTGCTCCGGCGCAACGGCATGCCTTTGTTTCATGGCTTCTAATATTTGTTCATCAGAAAAATAAATCGGTTCCAAAGCCCTTAAATGTTTAAGCGCAATAATATTTAAAGGTTCTACCGCCAGCGCCACTTCATAAATTTGGGCAGCGGTTTTTTTGTCCCCTTGAGATTCAATAATTGTTCCTTTTCCCACCAAAGAGTTTACATTGGCTTCATTATATTTTAAAGAATGATTATAATAAGCCAATGCTTCTGGATACTTACCCTGTTTGTAAGCAATATCCCCTAACATAGAATATGTGTAGGAGAGGTACGGACAAGAACGCGTCATATACTTCAAAGCAGTCAAAAAAGCATTTTTGGCAACATCTAGTTGATTTTCTTTTAACTCTACGGCTGCCAAACTCAGCAAGGCATCTGTGTTTTTGGGATCTAAAGAAACACAATGTGTAAAAGTCTGCCGCGCAGAAACATTATCTCCGGCAGCAAACTCTTTTTTTCCCTTCTCCAAACAAGTAGACAAATTAATCTCTGCCCAACTTGATGCGGAAAGAAAAGAAAAAAGAAAACTAATCAATAAAATTGGTTTTAAATAGTGCATATATACAGTTTAGCAATTTTTCTAATTTTGTCAGTTTAATAGTATTTGTAAAACAAAAATCTATTTCTTCTATTTTAGCAAGATTTTTCCTATACACAAAACCCATAATACGACAGGGCAACATTTGCCGATATGGCTGAGTCTGCATCGTTTGCCACGCAAGACGATAATACTCTTTTGACTTTTCCGCCAATTCTTTTAATACAGGGGCTAATTGCGGTCCGTTTACCCCCTCTAATACTTTTTGCTGACACAAGCCATATTTTCCCAACAAATCTTCCGGCAAATAGACCCTTTTTAAACTTACGTCATCATACACATCACGCACAATATTGGTGATTTGTACGGCAAAGCCAAGCTGCTGGGCCAACTGCTCTGCAAGGGGACCTTTGACATGTAAAATATCAAGCGTAGCCAATCCGACAATGCCGGCCACTCTCCACAAATACCATGTTAATTCTTCAAAAGTTGAATATGTCTTACCTTGTAAATCGGCCCTCATTCCTTCTATCAGAAGCAGAAAGCGGTCCGCCGGCATTTGAAAATCCTTAACAATCCGGGCGATATCCCGTCCCAAATCCGTAGTGGCCTTTCCAGCAAAAGTACGCTCTATTTCTTCTTGCCAAAAATTTAATTCCTCTATCGGATTTTCCACATTTGGCTCATCTGCAATATCATCCATTAATCGGCAAAAAGCATAATACACTGCCAAAGCACTGCGTTGCTTTTTGTTTAAAAACAAAAAGGCCGGGCCAAAGCTGGATTTTTTATAAGAGGAAATATCTGCCTTCATTTTTTCTTTCCGTTCCGATAAATATAAGACAAAGCCGCCCCCGTAGCGGTGGCATAAATGGAATGGGTCGGAATAATAAATTTAATGTTATACAAACGTTCTACCTGCTTAAACAAGGTCTTGGCGCAAGGTACCGTACTCAAGGTGCCCGTCAAAACAACATCTTTTATATTATCGTTTTTGCAAGCAAAGACCGCCAACATACCAATCGTTTGGAAAACCATATTCAGCACTCCGCGTGCCAAATCCTCACTGGAAAAACCGTCCGCCATTTTGCCAAAGTTAGAAGCCGTCACATCCGGAGATAAAGTGGAGATTTCCCCGCTGCTGATGTCTGCGATATTTAAATCTACTTTGTTTAAATCTCCTTGACTAGCCATCTCTACAACCGTATCAAAGGAACGAGCATTACATAATTGACCGCACAAACCAATAACCGTTCCTCCTCCTACACCGGAACCGCCGATATGACGGATTCCGTCCTTATCGGCCCGTACAAAAGCAGTTCCCGTTCCCATACTGACAATAATAGCCTCTTTTTTCTTAGACAAAGCCAAACCACCCAAACCGATGGCTTGAAATTCATCTACATGGCGGGCAGGAATGCCATAAATTTCATTTTTAAATAAAGAGGCCCCCACGCCGGTCAATACGATTTGTTTTACTTGGCTTAAAGAGAGGTTTTTTTCATTAACAAATTTTCCAAGCGCACCATAGGCAGAAGTCAACGGATCAGCCGCTTCCACCTGCAAACGCCCTATAAGTTTTCCATCGTCAGAATATCCCACAATTTTGGTAGTAGATCCGCCTACGTCAATTCCGATAATTACATTCATTATTTTTCCTCCAAGCCGATAGAACGCAAGAAAGGCCCTATTTCCTCTTTACGGCCCAAGAAATTTTTAACCATTTCCGCTTCGTCCAAAGTACCACCTTTTTCCAGCACTTCTTGGCGCAATTTCATGCCAAGTTGCTGATTAAAAATGCCTTGTTTTTCAAACTCGCTGAAGAAATCTTCTGCAATCACTTCAGACCACAAATACCCATAATATCCGGCATCATAACCACCCATAATATGACCGAAAGATGCCTGCGGAATGGTATTTTTGGTTAAGGGCAAATTACGGATTTTCTTGGTCAAACTAAAATAGGTTTTAGTGGTGTCCGGAGTTTTCTTTTTGGTATGCAAAGTCATATCATATTGAGCAAAAAAGTTCTGGCGCAAATAAGACCCGCCCGCTCCAAAATTTTTAGCAGCAAGCATTCTTTCGATCAAATCTTGAGGTAAGGATTCCCCCGTTTTATAATGCTTACTGATTTTCTTGAGTACTTGCGGATTCCAAGCCCAACGCTCTAATAATTGGCTGGGGGTTTCTACAAAGTCCCAACTTACGCTGGTGCCGGCTTGAGCACCATAACGCGCTTTGGTCAAAGCATTATGCAACACATGACCGAACTCATGGAACAAAGTGGTCACTTCACCATGTTTTAACAGAGACGGAG contains:
- a CDS encoding 16S rRNA (uracil(1498)-N(3))-methyltransferase, with translation MPQYLADIKEKEFFIENEEAHHLTVVARRNEGDEIVVFDGKGKQFKARITRVQKKFVRGTLLSPIEIKKSALSVELCFAPTSRNTLEDVLDKCTQLGVTSFQPIYTTRSEYDLLKKWDGKEDRWHQIILSACKQCSRGEVPVLHAPVSFEKCAAQPEQPSLLAYEAEETHTLAWGLEKLENPKQVRIYIGPAGGWTDEEVVMAAHYGILPVTLGPHILRAETACISACAKLL
- a CDS encoding MiaB/RimO family radical SAM methylthiotransferase; translated protein: MRLFLKTFGCRVNQVESQAILEEFASRGWALSGMEEAELCLLNTCTVTHQADKDVEKLIRQISRRNPAARIILTGCYASAHQEHIRHTFPNVEIIGKYDLGQKLFAAQDICWTVSGHEGHSRAFIKIQDGCDCFCSYCIVPFARNVKRSKPATDVLKEIAGLVQKGFGEIVLTGINIGNFSCPQTGKDLAALCRDIAGLEGRFRVRFSSIELQTVSDGVIDVMAQRPDRFCNYFHLPLQSGCDSVLSAMNRHYNTAEYAQKVALLRSKVKGIAIFADVIAGFPTETEENFETTYRFISEQKLCGLHVFSYSPRPLTKAAAWPQHKPEVIKKRAEKLRALDQELRSNFAASLVGTQQEVFVEEFSGSAVKGVTSNFQQVWLENALPDTKGLIRAKITRCEKSACYGEVL
- the ligA gene encoding NAD-dependent DNA ligase LigA — protein: MPVSPAEEIAKLRKIIEFHNHRYYDLDDPVLSDTQYDELYQKLKELESRFPQFITPDSPTQKIGGKANATFAPVVHGVPMMSLDNSYNTADVRAWHERCAKTLSAHHFEMVVEAKIDGVSCSLTYTNGILTTAASRGDGHTGEDITANILTIADIPHRLINAPAGILEVRGEIYLEKKDLANLNERQAANKQTIFANTRNAAAGSLRQKDSRITAQRPLKFFVHSFGKSMLSVDSFSQFMDLCQKWGFAVSPSRLVTYSLEDILSFYQHFDQQRHSLPFDTDGLVIKVNNFNQQQILGSTAKSPRWAIAFKYPAEQATTLVKNVIFSVGRSGIITPVAQVEPVSCAGVVISNATLHNFDEINRLGLRIGDKIILERAGEVIPKIIKVVEHLGNQEILPPTQCPACGRSVYKAEKEVGYYCINPSCPAQIKARILHYASRGAMDIEGMGEAVVEELVDREFVTNFPDLYNLSFLHLLSLENFKEKKSQNLLDQLEESKKRPLSRLLFGFGIPFVGSKTAEMLADHFHTLDHLMNASLEDLQAIADVGEVVSQSVYDFFHDPSVKEQIEQLRQIGINFIQPEKKVSSRILEGKTIVFTGEIEGVKRSEAELLARQHGAKTSGSVSAKTSFVVAAESAGSKLKKAQELGVPILTPEEFFKMIAS
- the nusB gene encoding transcription antitermination factor NusB, translated to MSNRRMARECALQCLYFADSAKILSGKQVAPYAADFERELGDNFTFCKDLVDGTTQNLPQIDVLVSKYAKNWTIGRMSVVDRSILRMAAYEIVFSTEKTPVPAIIDEAIELAKKYSTDNSGKFINGLLDQLKRERK
- a CDS encoding thermonuclease family protein, translated to MAKKRKKYTKKQVKFWASVIVAVIAAFMQQNGKPIDNQTELPTAETLQNVSIASVYDGDTFKINLNCSLAIYCEKVPVRVLGVDTPEIKGKTEKEKRLAKEAKAFTKNFLDKGPISLSNCSRDKYFRLLCDVTNAQGQNLAQELIKKDLGYEYWGGKKSDQYQ
- the rpmI gene encoding 50S ribosomal protein L35 encodes the protein MPKMKNHSGAKKRFRVTAKGKYTHRKAGRKHLLTPVSASRKHDMRATGVIEKNSLNGRILQKALPVAK
- the infC gene encoding translation initiation factor IF-3; translation: MARFDNKRTFKKDLYTRNGNIRAAEVRVIDSDGTMLGIKPTAEAIALAREQELDLVEISPNAQPPVCKILDYNKYVFEQSKKSKDAKKKQSKVTMKELRIKSRIAPHDLDVKLRQIEGFLKKKDQVRFVVVFHGRENQHKDIGEQILQDAAKRLEPLANVDGGLQQQGNRMSMTFVPKA
- a CDS encoding squalene/phytoene synthase family protein; this translates as MKADISSYKKSSFGPAFLFLNKKQRSALAVYYAFCRLMDDIADEPNVENPIEELNFWQEEIERTFAGKATTDLGRDIARIVKDFQMPADRFLLLIEGMRADLQGKTYSTFEELTWYLWRVAGIVGLATLDILHVKGPLAEQLAQQLGFAVQITNIVRDVYDDVSLKRVYLPEDLLGKYGLCQQKVLEGVNGPQLAPVLKELAEKSKEYYRLAWQTMQTQPYRQMLPCRIMGFVYRKNLAKIEEIDFCFTNTIKLTKLEKLLNCIYALFKTNFID
- the rplT gene encoding 50S ribosomal protein L20, with the translated sequence MRIKFSVARHARKKKILKAASGYYGDKSRRLRMATQQLGKSWVHSYVDRRDKKHTYRQLWITRINAAVREEGMSYSKFISGLAKANITLNRKMLSEMAIKDPVSFKQLVEVAKQAQA
- a CDS encoding diacylglycerol kinase family lipid kinase, with amino-acid sequence MKTLIIINPLSGGQHRQPADLERAALVNFPQADGVFTKYAGHATELAAKAVQEGYELVIAAGGDGTINETAKALVGSQTALGIVPKGSGNGLARELGMPLMYEQAWVALQKAEPVACDVGIANGEYFFNLAGVGIEAQIAKDFAENGKTGKRGKWPYFKLGAKAVFSYKPKTLRLRYNGKDEIITPLTLVFANGSQYGSNFTIAPRADLTDGQLDMVEVSNISKWKMALAAPTFFNKKFRPFDITNTQKTAEVIINYEGEIVYHLDGEPKTTQNELKISVLPRSLKLMIPHKF
- a CDS encoding tetratricopeptide repeat protein, encoding MHYLKPILLISFLFSFLSASSWAEINLSTCLEKGKKEFAAGDNVSARQTFTHCVSLDPKNTDALLSLAAVELKENQLDVAKNAFLTALKYMTRSCPYLSYTYSMLGDIAYKQGKYPEALAYYNHSLKYNEANVNSLVGKGTIIESQGDKKTAAQIYEVALAVEPLNIIALKHLRALEPIYFSDEQILEAMKQRHAVAPEQMQLSEQDKELFAKIHSAEQQEGVSYLKNKYPQIPADYVVTLFKGTDFAREVLTLNGYNALRKQIGQDAVSVFQKLNVRVQDVFDLRDMKGQKIFKEDSTLTDSGFLVYHAALNGKKAYLLPNESVPPSKTFLEKISRKVKELNEKGYTEISRPELAMIKRQTNCSETTLINKMGLYVLPVTNIEKRYFVISADIDNDRKKVPWHFVASSRARRDPSIQVPENNLVQMMYSINQKVCSQYDGDLM